In one Rutidosis leptorrhynchoides isolate AG116_Rl617_1_P2 chromosome 8, CSIRO_AGI_Rlap_v1, whole genome shotgun sequence genomic region, the following are encoded:
- the LOC139861858 gene encoding uncharacterized protein: MVKKKNIFHYRKNSWPAEEFVNRNTLQLLDFDSGAPPEHAWRRKLNSNAGILKEFSVTFMEALKMIRLGIRLWSYVREEASHGRKAPIDPFNREGKPSATQGVPLGGMGSGSITRGFRGEFRQFQIIPGSCEPSPMMANQFSIFISRDGGSKKYASVLSQGQCEGRGPDQGLSSWGWNLSGHNSTYHALFPRAWTVYNGEPDPDLKISCRQVSPFLPHNYKDSSLPTAVFVYTLANTGKERAHVSLLFTWANSIGGTSHYSGDHVNEPFIGDDGVSGVLLHHKTAKENPPVTFAIAACETQNVNVTVLPSFGLSDESCVTAKDVWGKMTEDGHFDRENFNGGPSFPSSAGEANCAAVSASTWVEPNGKCTVSFALAWSSPKVKFMKGKSYHRRYTKYYGTSERAAGDLVHYALTNYKKWEEDIEIWQNPILQNDNLPEWYKFTLFNELYFLVAGGTIWIDTPVPSDDSGSDRHLPRVKTENDLPHEYGTSLTNSSDDETEVSDGQTNSVNLLTSAHDGEEDVGRFLYLEGVEYIMWCTYDVHFYASFALLELFPKIELSIQRDFARAVLTEDTRKVKFLAEGNYGIRKVKGAVPHDLGTHDPWHEMNAYNIHDTSRWKDLNPKFVLQVYRDFAATGNLSFGLDVWPAVRAAMDYMDQFDRDGDCLIENDGFPDQTYDAWTVHGISAYCGCLWIAALQATAAMAVQLDDKISAQKYKKKFVKAKTAFESKLWNGSYFNYDSGSSSTSKSIQADQLAGQWYTASSGLPNLFDDSKIQSSLQKIFDFNVMKVKGGRMGAVNGMHPNGKVDETCMQSREVWTGVTYGVAATMIHAGMEQEGFTTAEGIFTAGWSEDGFGYAFQTPEGWTMDGSFRSLVYMRPLAIWAMQRALTAPQAVLGTPGANVLDKIKTPMLSSRTSFNDRLVRKMSHKFNCFSHTVFSCSC, translated from the exons ATTCGACTTGGTATACGTCTTTGGTCATATGTAAGGGAAGAAGCCTCTCATGGAAGG AAAGCACCTATTGATCCGTTTAACCGAGAAGGAAAACCATCCGCGACCCAAGGGGTCCCACTTGGTGGGATGGG AAGTGGTAGTATAACCAGAGGTTTTAGGGGAGAGTTTAGGCAATTTCAAATAATTCCCGGTTCATGTGAGCCATCTCCTATGATGGCTAATCAGTTCTCT ATATTTATCTCGCGAGATGGTGGGAGTAAAAAGTACGCGTCAGTTTTATCACAAGGACAATGTGAGGGGAGAGG GCCTGATCAAGGTTTATCATCATGGGGATGGAATTTAAGTGGTCATAATTCGACATACCATGCTTTATTTCCACGAGCATGGACAGTTTACAACGGTGAACCTGACCCGGACCTCAAAATTTCATGTCGTCAAGTTTCTCCATTTTTACCTCATAATTACAAAGACAGTAGTCTTCCAACCGCTGTTTTTGTTTACACG TTGGCTAATACCGGGAAGGAAAGGGCGCATGTCAGCCTTCTCTTCACATGGGCG AATTCGATCGGAGGAACGTCCCACTATTCAGGAGATCATGTCAATGAGCCTTTCAT AGGTGATGATGGTGTCTCCGGTGTGCTTCTACATCACAA GACGGCCAAAGAGAACCCTCCTGTTACTTTTGCTATAGCTGCGTGTGAAACTCAAAACGTAAATGTCACTGTGTTACCAAGTTTTGGATTGTCTGATGAAAGCTGTGTTACCGCAAAAGACGTGTGGGGTAAAATGACAGAG GATGGACATTTTGACCGAGAGAATTTTAACGGCGGACCAAGTTTTCCGTCATCAGCAGGGGAGGCTAATTGTGCTGCAGTGTCGGCTTCAACATGGGTTGAACCAAACGGGAAGTGCACTGTTTCTTTTGCTCTCGCATGGTCATCCCCAAAAGTCAAATTCATGAAAGGAAAATCGTATCACAG GAGGTACACCAAATACTACGGTACATCTGAGAGGGCGGCTGGGGATTTGGTTCATTATGCTTTAACAA ATTATAAGAAGTGGGAAGAAGATATTGAGATATGGCAAAATCCGATATTGCAAAACGACAACCTACCAGAATG GTACAAATTTACATTATTCAACGAACTCTATTTTTTGGTTGCTGGTGGCACAATTTGGATTG ATACCCCAGTACCATCAGATGATTCTGGGAGTGATAGACATTTACCAAGGGTAAAAACTGAAAACGATTTACCACACGAATACGGAACTTCTCTTACAAATTCTAGCGACGATGAAACCGAAGTTTCTGACGGTCAAACGAATTCTGTAAATTTGCTTACATCAGCGCATGACGGTGAAGAAGATGTGGGACGGTTTTTGTATCTCGAAGGTGTAGAGTACATAATGTGGTGTACTTACGATGTTCATTTTTACGCATCATTTGCTCTTCTTGAACTTTTCCCAAAAATCGAACTCAGTATACAACGGGATTTCGCACGAGCCGTGTTGACCGAAGATACAAGAAAAGTCAAGTTTCTTGCTGAAGGAAACTATGGAATTCGTAAGGTTAAGGGTGCGGTCCCACATGATCTTGGAACACATGATCCATGGCATGAAATGAATGCGTATAATATACACGATACAAGCAGATGGAaggatctaaaccctaaatttgtaCTTCAAGTTTATCGAGATTTCGCTGCAACCGGAAATTTATCGTTTGGATTGGACGTATGGCCCGCAGTTCGTGCTGCTATGGATTACATGGACCAGTTCGATCGAGACG GTGACTGTTTAATCGAAAACGACGGTTTTCCCGATCAAACGTACGACGCATGGACGGTTCACGGAATAAGTGCATACTGTGGCTGCTTATGGATTGCTGCACTACAAGCTACAGCCGCCATGGCGGTTCAACTAGACGATAAAATCTCAGCTCAAAAATACAAAAAGAAATTTGTAAAGGCGAAAACTGCATTTGAATCAAAATTATGGAACGGGTCGTATTTTAACTATGATAGTGGGTCGAGTAGTACTAGTAAGTCGATTCAGGCGGATCAGTTAGCGGGTCAGTGGTATACGGCATCTTCGGGGTTACCGAATCTTTTTGATGATAGTAAGATTCAAAGTTCGTTACAGAAGATTTTTGATTTTAATGTGATGAAAGTGAAAGGAGGTCGTATGGGAGCGGTTAACGGTATGCATCCGAATGGTAAAGTGGATGAAACGTGTATGCAGTCTCGTGAAGTGTGGACTGGGGTTACGTATGGTGTTGCAGCCACTATGATTCATGCGGGTATGGAACAAGAGGGGTTTACGACTGCTGAAGGGATATTTACTGCTGGTTGGTCTGAAGATGGGTTTGG ATATGCATTTCAGACACCGGAGGGATGGACAATGGATGGTAGTTTCCGATCACTGGTGTACATGAGGCCGCTTGCGATCTGGGCTATGCAAAGGGCTCTAACGGCACCCCAGGCCGTACTTGGCACACCGGGTGCAAACGTATTGGACAAGATTAAAACACCTATGCTTAGTTCACGAACCTCTTTTAATGATAGGCTTGTTAGAAAGATGTCGCATAAATTCAACTGCTTTAGCCACACTGTATTTAGTTGTTCATGCTAG
- the LOC139861859 gene encoding uncharacterized protein, producing the protein MSLLEVGAAISVLLGFEPPSTLSYASSEKLNEVLMANPFIRPHAVFLLEINGFGDKQLEVGSDDVFSSALKSEVVTEDAEIQLSDEDDVSLVSLNEPLSADMEFTDKDLTDFASWLGGSYVNVASEPLTGELTVPLANDVQLKLHMSKKADQEFTKSIISLIRNVERAVQLHEDLAGRSPMPAELIKGRFDGFKAFQEHYGTNDIVQRGAELLVTSVSKIYDFLQRTYEGQIVGVVVFNGSPAEESDMMLSVKYTTRPSPRWLEEKEGSRDSVLIAEVLLVRRTLAWITGIILLISTLMGVWFLLYMPITRDTLLYSNVKLD; encoded by the exons ATGTCACTTCTAGAAGTAGGTGCTGCTATATCAGTCTTGCTTGGTTTCGAACCTCCTTCTACATTGTCCTATGCGAGCTCAGAAAAG TTGAATGAGGTGCTTATGGCTAACCCCTTTATTAGACCTCATGCTGTCTTCTTGCTTGAGATTAATGGATTCGGAG ATAAGCAGCTTGAGGTTGGTTCTGATGACGTTTTCAGTAGTGCTCTAAAGAGTGAAGTTGTTACCGAAGATGCAGAAATTCAACTGTCAG ACGAGGATGACGTGTCTCTGGTCTCTTTAAATGAACCCCTTTCTGCGGATATGGAATTCACCGATAAAGATTTAACTGACTTT GCATCTTGGTTGGGTGGATCATATGTTAATGTTGCATCAGAGCCATTGACTGGAGAGTTAACTGTCCCCTTGGCGAATGATGTGCAGTTAAAGCTTCATATGTCAAAG AAAGCAGATCAAGAATTCACAAAAAGCATCATCTCTCTTATCCGCAATGTCGAGAGGGCAGTACAACTACATGAAGATTTAGCTGGACGTTCACCTATGCCAGCAGAATTAATCAAAGGAAGATTTGACGGGTTCAAG GCTTTTCAAGAGCACTATGGAACAAATGATATTGTTCAGAGAGGTGCTGAGTTGTTAGTGACATCAGTATCCAAGATATATGACTTCTTGCAAAGAACATACGAAG GTCAAATTGTTGGGGTTGTTGTTTTTAACGGTTCGCCTGCTGAAGAGTCGGATATGATGCTAAGTGTAAAGTACACTACACGACCATCTCCTCGCTGGTTAGAGGAGAAGGAGGGATCACGTGATTCAGTTTTGATTGCAGAAGTGCTTCTCGTTAGACGAACACTTGCATGGATTACTGGCATAATTCTTCTAATTTCCACTCTCATGGGG GTATGGTTCCTCTTGTATATGCCAATCACAAGGGACACTCTTTTGTATTCTAATGTCAAGCTCGACTAA